In Equus quagga isolate Etosha38 chromosome 14, UCLA_HA_Equagga_1.0, whole genome shotgun sequence, one DNA window encodes the following:
- the DOHH gene encoding deoxyhypusine hydroxylase produces MVTEQEVEAIGRSLVDPQQPLQARFRALFTLRGLGGPAAITWISRAFNDDSALLKHELAYCLGQLQDPRAVPVLVDVLRDTRQEPLGRPGAGEALGAIGSPEVLEVLKEFEADPVVEVAETCQLAVRRLEWLQQRGGAPAPKGPYLSVDPAPPAEERNVGRLRAALLDEARPLFDRYRAMFALRDTGGEEAALALAEGLRCGSALFRHEVGYVLGQLQHEAAVPALAAALARRAESPMVRHECAEALGAIARPACLAALRAHAGDPERVVRESCAVALDLYAHESGAAFQYADGLERLRAPPPDPDPGPDPRV; encoded by the exons ATGGTGACCGAGCAGGAGGTGGAAGCCATCGGGCGCTCGCTGGTGGACCCGCAGCAGCCCCTACAGGCCCGCTTCCGGGCGCTCTTCACGCTGCGTGGCCTCGGCGGCCCCGCGGCCATCACCTGGATCAGCCGGGCCTTCAATGATGACTCCGCGCTGCTCAAACACGAGCTGGCCTACTGCCTGGGCCAGCTGCAGGACCCGCGGGCCGTGCCCGTGCTGGTGGACGTGCTGCGGGACACCCGCCAGGAGCCCCTGGGGcgccccgggg CAGGGGAGGCCCTGGGGGCCATCGGGAGCCCCGAAGTGCTGGAGGTCCTGAAGGAGTTCGAGGCGGACCCTGTCGTCGAG GTGGCGGAGACGTGCCAGCTGGCCGTGCGGCGGCTGGAGTGGCTGCAGCAGCGTGGTGGTGCGCCGGCGCCCAAGGGGCCCTACCTCTCCGTGGACCCGGCGCCCCCGGCCGAGGAGCGCAACGTGGGGCGTCTGCGGGCGGCGCTGCTGGACGAGGCGCGGCCGCTCTTCGACCGCTACCGGGCCATGTTCGCCCTGCGCGACACCGGCGGCGAGGAGGCCGCCCTGGCGCTGGCCGAGG GCCTGCGCTGCGGTAGCGCCCTGTTCCGCCACGAGGTCGGCTACGTGCTGGGCCAGCTGCAGCACGAGGCGGCGGTGCCCGCGCTGGCGGCCGCCCTGGCGCGGCGCGCCGAGAGCCCGATGGTGCGGCACGAGTGCGCCGAGGCGCTGGGGGCCATCGCCAGGCCCGCCTGCCTGGCCGCGCTGCGCGCGCACGCCGGCGACCCCGAGCGCGTGGTGCGCGAGAGCTGCGCGGTGGCTCTGGACCTGTACGCGCACGAGAGCGGCGCGGCCTTCCAGTACGCGGACGGCCTGGAGCGCCTGCGCGCGCCGCCCCCCGACCCCGACCCCGGCCCCGACCCCCGCGTCTAG